The Paracholeplasma brassicae genome contains a region encoding:
- the tmk gene encoding dTMP kinase, with protein MFITFEGGEGSGKTTLIAALRSYLEEMNLSVVTTREPGGSRIAEKIRKVILDIENTDMTPRTEALLYAASRVQHLDEVVIPALNANQVVLCDRYLDSSLAYQGYARGLGFESVLKINTYALDYLPNLTFYIDLDPNIGLERIKNRSQNRLDKEQLAFHLKVREGYLKLAELYKDRISVINGNQPIEDIIKEVLAKIKEVI; from the coding sequence ATGTTTATTACATTTGAAGGCGGCGAGGGGTCAGGGAAGACCACGTTAATCGCAGCTTTAAGAAGTTATTTAGAAGAAATGAATTTATCGGTAGTGACAACTAGAGAACCAGGTGGCTCAAGAATTGCTGAGAAAATTAGAAAAGTCATTTTAGATATTGAAAATACGGATATGACACCTAGAACTGAGGCGCTTCTTTATGCGGCCTCTCGAGTCCAACATCTAGATGAAGTCGTTATACCGGCATTAAACGCTAATCAAGTTGTTTTATGTGACAGGTATTTAGATTCCTCTTTGGCTTATCAAGGCTACGCAAGAGGTTTAGGTTTTGAATCTGTATTAAAAATTAACACTTACGCTCTTGATTACTTACCTAACTTAACATTTTATATTGATTTAGATCCTAACATCGGATTAGAACGCATCAAAAATCGCTCTCAAAATCGACTCGATAAAGAGCAGTTGGCGTTTCATTTGAAGGTTAGAGAAGGTTATTTAAAACTAGCAGAGCTATATAAAGATCGCATTAGTGTGATTAACGGGAATCAACCGATAGAAGACATAATCAAGGAAGTTCTAGCGAAAATTAAGGAAGTGATTTAA
- a CDS encoding AAA family ATPase, translated as MTKIERQAKIIHMFENAIKKNRLSHLYLFAGPKGSGKKDLAYEIAARLLNDHYHADMKTQLMTNGHINLMFIEPSGQNIKKEQIAQLQTEFSKTSLTDGSRIYMIDEVDKLSTSAANGLLKFLEEPLSKKTIGFLLTDNPDQVINTIISRSQVIYLKPRSEKELTEILLEEGYDPFISSFLPYLNKDMVVAKKMAEDPNALAMLSLIKVFHETLLKDEPLWFMADERFDLIRYDRTLMMQFSNLLMIYYLDFIKAYNGDLFSFEFLKNDYDNIIKTTTYEKISENLKQIQTFLHRLNYNISIDMAFSQLILDLQ; from the coding sequence ATGACCAAAATAGAGCGACAAGCCAAAATCATCCACATGTTTGAAAATGCAATTAAGAAAAACAGGTTATCACACCTGTATCTTTTTGCAGGTCCAAAAGGCAGTGGAAAAAAAGATTTGGCTTATGAAATCGCTGCACGGTTATTAAATGATCACTATCACGCGGACATGAAAACTCAATTGATGACCAATGGCCATATTAATTTGATGTTTATCGAACCTAGTGGACAGAATATCAAAAAAGAACAAATCGCTCAGCTTCAAACTGAGTTTTCAAAAACATCATTAACCGATGGGAGTCGTATTTATATGATTGATGAAGTTGATAAATTATCCACCTCCGCTGCCAATGGTTTACTAAAGTTTTTAGAAGAACCACTCTCAAAAAAGACCATTGGATTTTTACTAACGGATAATCCTGATCAAGTGATTAATACGATTATTAGTCGCAGTCAAGTGATCTATTTGAAGCCTAGAAGTGAAAAAGAGCTAACGGAGATACTGTTAGAAGAGGGTTATGACCCGTTTATTTCTTCTTTTCTACCTTACTTAAACAAAGATATGGTGGTGGCTAAGAAAATGGCCGAAGATCCCAACGCATTAGCAATGTTATCGTTAATAAAGGTGTTTCATGAGACACTGCTAAAAGATGAACCGCTTTGGTTTATGGCTGATGAACGGTTTGATTTAATTAGGTATGATCGAACACTCATGATGCAGTTTTCAAATCTATTAATGATATACTACCTTGATTTTATCAAGGCCTATAATGGTGATTTATTTTCATTTGAGTTTTTAAAAAATGACTACGATAATATCATCAAAACAACAACTTACGAAAAAATATCTGAAAATTTGAAACAAATCCAAACATTTTTGCATCGTTTAAACTATAATATAAGTATCGATATGGCATTTAGCCAATTGATTTTAGATTTACAATAA
- a CDS encoding DNA-directed RNA polymerase subunit alpha produces MQDLKFSKPEVKIESVSADNRVARFVISPLERGYGITIGNSLRRVLLSSLPGAAIVNVKIDGAEHEFSTLEGVMEDVMSIVLNLKKVVLSVDSTDPNFEKEIEIHQNGAGVVTASDIIHDNEIKVVNPDQVIATVVEGGKLSMYMTVRRGIGYVGSVENKKHSKNVGVIAIDSIYTPINRVSYDVEKTRVNNDANYDKLIMDVETNGAVKAHEALSLAAKMMMDYLTVVVDLNEASHEISFMAERPSETNTTRLEKPIEELDLSVRSFNCLKRAGINTLAELTKKTEEEMMRVRNLGRKSLKEVKEKLEDLGLGFAQGFSSGRRSESILDDDNE; encoded by the coding sequence TGGTATTACAATCGGTAATTCACTTAGACGTGTGTTACTGTCAAGTCTTCCTGGTGCAGCAATCGTTAACGTAAAAATTGATGGTGCTGAACATGAATTTTCGACACTTGAAGGTGTGATGGAAGACGTCATGAGCATCGTTCTTAACTTAAAGAAGGTTGTTTTATCCGTAGATTCAACAGATCCTAATTTTGAAAAAGAAATTGAAATTCATCAAAATGGCGCTGGTGTTGTCACTGCCTCAGATATCATTCATGATAATGAGATTAAAGTTGTTAACCCAGATCAAGTGATTGCCACTGTAGTTGAAGGCGGCAAATTATCGATGTATATGACAGTAAGACGTGGCATTGGCTATGTTGGATCTGTCGAAAATAAAAAGCATTCTAAAAATGTTGGTGTCATTGCAATTGACTCCATTTACACACCAATCAACCGCGTATCTTACGACGTTGAAAAAACCCGTGTAAATAACGACGCAAACTATGATAAACTAATCATGGATGTTGAAACCAATGGTGCAGTAAAAGCACACGAAGCATTGTCTTTAGCAGCAAAAATGATGATGGACTACTTAACGGTAGTGGTTGACTTAAACGAAGCTTCTCATGAAATTAGTTTCATGGCAGAACGTCCAAGTGAAACAAACACCACTCGTTTAGAAAAACCAATCGAAGAACTTGATTTATCAGTTCGTTCATTTAACTGTTTAAAACGTGCAGGAATCAACACGCTTGCTGAATTAACAAAGAAAACAGAAGAAGAAATGATGCGTGTACGTAATTTAGGTCGCAAGTCATTAAAAGAAGTTAAAGAGAAGTTAGAAGATTTAGGATTAGGTTTTGCCCAAGGATTTTCTAGTGGCAGACGTTCCGAATCTATCTTAGACGATGACAACGAGTAA
- the rplQ gene encoding 50S ribosomal protein L17: MAGYSRLRRTSDQRKALLRDLVTDLIINGQIETTEAKAKELRKVADKMVTLGKKGTLAARRQAAAFVRNEEAAEGQTALQKLFSEYATKYQDRNGGYTRIFKTMPRRGDSAPMAIIQFVE, encoded by the coding sequence ATGGCAGGATATAGCAGATTAAGACGTACAAGTGATCAAAGAAAAGCATTACTAAGAGACCTTGTTACAGATTTAATTATCAATGGACAAATTGAAACAACTGAAGCAAAAGCCAAAGAACTTCGTAAAGTTGCTGACAAAATGGTTACTCTTGGTAAAAAGGGTACATTAGCAGCAAGACGTCAAGCAGCAGCATTCGTTCGTAACGAAGAAGCAGCTGAAGGACAAACCGCTTTACAAAAGTTATTTAGCGAATACGCTACAAAGTATCAAGACCGTAACGGTGGATATACGCGTATTTTCAAGACAATGCCAAGAAGAGGCGATTCAGCGCCGATGGCAATCATTCAATTCGTTGAATAA
- a CDS encoding energy-coupling factor transporter ATPase, producing MGIQFKEVSYFYRGIKNESFEAINQINLVIEDHEFLAICGQTGSGKTTLVQHMNALLQPSKGEVQIYEHTIPVKKRTDKIGPIRKRVGLVFQFPEYQLFEETILKDIMFGPKNFGLSDQEAEQRAREAALLCKIPEELLSKSPFRISGGQMRRVAIAGILAMKPDMLVLDEPTRGLDPKGSKEMMALFNELHDKHGITIVLISHDMDIVSRYAKRIIVMDKAKIAFDGTKETLFLDPNFESYHLARPQAYEMMTYLSESLNIPFKQVFTEEELLEYLKEVNHE from the coding sequence ATGGGCATACAGTTTAAAGAAGTAAGTTACTTTTATCGAGGGATTAAAAATGAATCCTTCGAGGCAATTAACCAAATTAATTTGGTGATTGAAGACCATGAATTTTTAGCAATCTGTGGACAAACAGGTAGTGGTAAAACCACGCTTGTTCAACACATGAACGCATTACTACAACCTTCAAAGGGAGAAGTTCAAATTTATGAACACACAATCCCGGTGAAAAAAAGAACCGACAAAATAGGGCCGATACGTAAACGTGTGGGACTTGTTTTTCAATTTCCAGAATACCAATTATTTGAAGAGACCATATTAAAAGATATCATGTTTGGTCCGAAAAATTTTGGATTATCAGATCAAGAGGCAGAACAAAGAGCTAGAGAAGCGGCTTTATTATGCAAAATTCCTGAAGAGCTATTGTCTAAGTCACCATTTCGAATCAGCGGGGGTCAAATGCGAAGAGTCGCCATTGCAGGTATACTTGCAATGAAACCCGATATGCTTGTTTTAGATGAACCAACCAGAGGGCTAGACCCTAAAGGTTCAAAAGAAATGATGGCATTATTTAATGAACTGCACGACAAACACGGCATCACCATTGTTTTAATATCACATGACATGGATATTGTCTCAAGATATGCAAAACGAATCATTGTGATGGACAAAGCTAAAATAGCATTTGATGGGACAAAAGAAACGTTATTTCTCGATCCTAATTTTGAATCTTACCATTTGGCAAGACCTCAAGCGTATGAAATGATGACCTATTTATCCGAAAGCTTGAACATCCCGTTTAAGCAAGTCTTTACAGAAGAAGAACTCCTTGAGTATTTAAAGGAGGTCAATCATGAATAA
- the trxA gene encoding thioredoxin has product MAKTITKENFKEIVLQSDKPVLVDFWAAWCRPCQMLGPIVEQLASEVDGLAVVGKVNVDEQPELANEFRIMSIPTILVFKNGKLAGNTVGVRQKDELRRLLGV; this is encoded by the coding sequence ATGGCAAAAACCATTACAAAAGAAAATTTTAAAGAGATCGTTTTACAAAGTGACAAACCTGTGTTAGTCGATTTTTGGGCAGCATGGTGCCGTCCATGTCAAATGTTAGGACCAATTGTTGAGCAATTAGCATCTGAAGTCGATGGATTAGCTGTCGTTGGAAAAGTAAATGTTGATGAACAACCAGAACTTGCAAATGAGTTTAGAATCATGAGTATTCCAACCATTTTAGTTTTCAAAAACGGAAAACTAGCTGGTAATACTGTAGGTGTTCGTCAAAAAGACGAATTAAGAAGATTACTTGGCGTTTAA
- a CDS encoding MarR family winged helix-turn-helix transcriptional regulator: MEKNKNVTILFRATGSLQQLVKKDVAKHDLNISEFSTLEVLYAKGALSVQDICDLVLIANSSMSYVLDKLEKRQLISRVKNESDKRYFTVSLTEEGQVFMKKVMKEHLKNIQPVFDVLSKEEQEELKRMLKLVGKKAEELTK, encoded by the coding sequence ATGGAAAAAAACAAGAATGTCACCATATTATTTCGTGCAACTGGCAGTCTACAACAATTAGTTAAAAAAGATGTGGCAAAACATGATTTAAATATTAGTGAGTTTTCGACGTTAGAAGTTCTCTATGCCAAAGGTGCTTTATCCGTTCAAGACATTTGTGATCTGGTTTTGATCGCAAACAGTTCAATGTCTTATGTCCTTGATAAGCTTGAAAAAAGACAATTGATTTCAAGAGTTAAAAATGAGTCAGACAAACGATATTTCACCGTCTCACTAACTGAAGAAGGACAAGTGTTTATGAAGAAAGTGATGAAAGAACATTTGAAAAACATTCAACCTGTTTTTGACGTGCTAAGTAAAGAAGAACAAGAAGAGTTAAAGCGTATGTTAAAGCTTGTAGGTAAAAAGGCTGAAGAGCTAACTAAATAA
- a CDS encoding VOC family protein, translating into MKKLSGIHHITAITSDAYKIYRFFNDILGLRLVKKTVNQDDVNTYHLFFSDAIGQAGTDMTFFDFNGIQKATRGTDELSISGFRVKDDQSLEYYQKRFDYYDVKHGPIETLFGRKMMFFEDFDGQRYALFSDQTTTESFNGVPFDKSSVPNEYQIVGLGPVFITVSRFDYFKQVLTEGLFLTHVGSESNMHLFEMGEGGNGASLIIIEDSSKIRGMQGYGAIHHIAFRVKDQTELNEWIDYMNQIGAGNSGFVDRFYFQSLYTRLYPNVLFEFATDGPGFVDEQESLELLGTTLALPPKFVNRRQEIEKKVRPLDTSDVILTKEKEYF; encoded by the coding sequence ATGAAAAAATTAAGTGGTATTCACCATATTACAGCAATCACAAGCGATGCATACAAAATTTACCGATTTTTCAACGACATCTTAGGTCTAAGGTTGGTAAAAAAGACCGTTAACCAAGATGACGTTAACACCTACCATTTGTTCTTTTCGGATGCGATTGGTCAAGCCGGAACAGATATGACATTTTTTGATTTCAACGGCATACAGAAAGCGACGAGAGGAACTGATGAGCTTTCGATTTCTGGTTTTAGAGTCAAAGACGATCAGTCTCTTGAGTATTATCAGAAACGGTTTGATTATTATGACGTTAAACACGGCCCAATCGAAACTCTTTTTGGACGTAAAATGATGTTTTTTGAGGATTTTGATGGACAACGTTACGCGTTGTTTTCAGATCAAACAACAACTGAATCATTTAATGGCGTTCCTTTCGATAAAAGTTCAGTTCCAAATGAGTATCAAATTGTTGGGTTAGGACCTGTTTTTATTACCGTGTCTCGCTTTGACTATTTTAAGCAAGTATTAACTGAGGGTTTATTTTTGACTCACGTTGGTAGTGAATCTAATATGCACTTATTTGAAATGGGTGAAGGTGGCAACGGTGCTTCATTGATTATTATCGAAGATTCGAGTAAAATAAGAGGTATGCAAGGCTATGGGGCAATTCATCACATTGCATTTCGAGTAAAAGACCAAACGGAATTAAACGAGTGGATTGACTACATGAACCAAATCGGTGCAGGTAATTCTGGATTTGTTGATCGATTTTACTTTCAATCGCTTTATACAAGGTTATATCCAAATGTCTTATTTGAGTTCGCCACTGACGGGCCGGGATTTGTTGATGAACAAGAATCTTTAGAGTTACTAGGGACAACGCTAGCGTTACCGCCAAAGTTTGTCAATCGAAGACAAGAGATTGAAAAGAAGGTTCGCCCGCTTGACACGTCAGATGTAATTCTAACAAAAGAAAAGGAGTATTTCTAA
- a CDS encoding energy-coupling factor transporter transmembrane component T family protein produces MNNITIGQYVPGDSWIYKMDPRIKIIALVLALVVTFTISSFNHMAVLLVLTLMMILTTGIPFLKMIKGMKALLFLLTFTFVIQVFYVQSGNLLFETDMHLSFSSIGALVVLIVLYNIAKKRTKFKSTLFLAFVFMVFFLQAVLPYGKIFSYEFNLYEGGLYKTGFLLFRILIVVMLSSLLTFTTMPTDLNNGLESVLKPFKVVRFPVAELSMMLSITLRFIPTLLDETTKIMKAQASRGVEFSESKLKDKISQIISLLIPIFVISFKRAEDLANAMEARGYVIGAKRTKIDQMKLGLVDLVSVSILVLLLTFNILVNTGVIHAL; encoded by the coding sequence ATGAATAACATTACAATTGGTCAATACGTCCCAGGGGATTCCTGGATTTATAAAATGGATCCAAGGATCAAAATTATCGCCTTGGTCTTAGCTTTAGTAGTGACATTTACAATCTCAAGTTTTAATCACATGGCCGTTTTACTAGTTCTGACGCTCATGATGATTTTAACGACGGGGATTCCGTTCTTAAAAATGATCAAAGGAATGAAGGCGCTGTTGTTTTTATTAACCTTTACCTTTGTGATTCAAGTGTTTTATGTGCAGTCTGGCAACCTACTGTTTGAAACCGATATGCATTTATCTTTTTCATCGATAGGGGCTTTAGTTGTTTTAATTGTGCTATATAACATTGCGAAAAAACGAACAAAATTCAAATCAACGCTATTTCTAGCATTTGTTTTTATGGTGTTTTTCTTACAAGCCGTTTTACCTTATGGAAAGATATTTTCTTACGAATTTAACTTATACGAAGGTGGTTTATACAAGACTGGGTTCTTGCTTTTCCGTATTTTGATCGTTGTAATGCTCTCGTCCTTGTTGACATTTACGACGATGCCAACGGATTTAAACAACGGCCTTGAATCTGTATTAAAACCGTTTAAAGTGGTTCGATTTCCAGTGGCAGAACTTTCAATGATGTTATCAATTACTTTAAGGTTTATTCCGACGTTACTAGATGAAACAACAAAAATCATGAAGGCACAAGCCAGCCGTGGGGTTGAGTTTAGTGAATCTAAGTTAAAAGACAAGATCTCACAAATCATCAGTTTGTTAATTCCAATATTTGTTATATCATTTAAACGCGCAGAAGATCTAGCCAACGCAATGGAAGCTCGTGGCTACGTCATTGGTGCGAAACGCACAAAAATCGATCAAATGAAATTAGGTCTTGTGGATCTTGTTTCTGTGTCGATATTAGTACTTCTTTTAACCTTTAATATTCTTGTAAATACAGGCGTTATTCATGCGTTATAA
- a CDS encoding energy-coupling factor transporter ATPase, translating to MAKISVENLKFSYNSKDEAIKELSFSIEEGKWVCVVGHNGSGKSTLAKLLIGLLKADEGKIVIDGLEMNAENVHDIRKKVGIVFQNPDNQFVGVTVKHDIAFGLENQCVKQEKMVELVEEFSKVVGMNEYLNKEPHQLSGGQKQRVAIAGALAMNQDIMIFDEATSMLDPEGTKEITNFIVRLNKELKKTIIAITHDLEFARRADHIIVLNKGSVVLEGTPDDVFKHQDILEQTDLDIPFGLKVYQQIIKDEVLKNKKELVDKAWAYSLKK from the coding sequence ATGGCAAAAATATCCGTTGAAAATTTAAAATTTTCTTATAATAGTAAAGATGAGGCAATTAAAGAGTTGTCTTTTTCAATTGAAGAAGGCAAATGGGTGTGTGTGGTTGGCCATAATGGTTCAGGAAAATCCACACTAGCAAAACTATTAATTGGACTTTTAAAAGCCGATGAAGGTAAAATAGTCATTGATGGGCTTGAAATGAACGCAGAAAATGTTCACGACATAAGAAAAAAAGTTGGGATTGTGTTTCAAAATCCAGACAATCAGTTTGTTGGAGTAACCGTAAAGCATGACATTGCTTTTGGTCTTGAAAACCAATGCGTAAAACAAGAGAAAATGGTTGAACTGGTAGAAGAGTTCTCAAAAGTTGTTGGGATGAATGAATACCTAAATAAAGAACCACATCAACTCTCTGGTGGACAAAAACAACGCGTCGCAATCGCAGGTGCACTTGCGATGAATCAAGACATCATGATTTTTGATGAAGCAACATCAATGCTAGATCCTGAAGGGACCAAAGAGATTACGAACTTCATTGTTCGGTTGAACAAAGAGTTAAAAAAGACAATCATTGCGATCACACACGACCTAGAGTTTGCTAGACGAGCCGATCACATCATCGTCCTAAATAAAGGCTCTGTTGTTCTTGAGGGAACACCCGATGATGTTTTTAAGCATCAAGATATTTTAGAACAAACCGATTTAGATATTCCTTTTGGTCTTAAGGTTTATCAACAAATCATTAAAGATGAAGTGTTAAAGAATAAAAAGGAATTGGTCGATAAAGCATGGGCATACAGTTTAAAGAAGTAA
- the truA gene encoding tRNA pseudouridine(38-40) synthase TruA, with protein sequence MRYKLIVSYDGSNYHGFQKQNNGLGVEEVIETALFQITKEETNIVGSGRTDRGVHAYGQVCHFDSSVNLQESNWTKALNTFLPSDIRVISVTEVSDDFHARFHAKKKKYSYVITRKYDLFKRNHQTYIHYPLDVRLMKEALMDFVGKHDFYGFSTYVINKPTIKEIFEATLTEDGDKIVISFVADGFLKYMVRSMVGTLIDIGRGKLSKDIVKEVLESKDRSKAGKTAKPEGLYLEYVLYDE encoded by the coding sequence ATGCGTTATAAGCTAATTGTTTCTTATGATGGTTCTAATTATCATGGGTTTCAAAAACAAAACAATGGGCTTGGGGTTGAAGAAGTAATAGAAACGGCATTATTTCAAATAACAAAGGAAGAAACAAACATTGTTGGATCTGGTAGAACCGATAGAGGTGTCCATGCGTATGGGCAAGTCTGTCATTTTGATTCAAGCGTTAATTTGCAAGAATCCAATTGGACAAAAGCACTGAATACGTTTTTACCAAGCGATATTAGAGTGATAAGCGTAACTGAGGTTTCTGATGATTTTCATGCCAGATTTCACGCAAAGAAGAAAAAGTATTCATACGTAATTACGAGAAAATACGATTTATTTAAACGAAACCATCAAACCTATATTCACTACCCACTAGATGTGAGATTAATGAAAGAGGCCTTGATGGATTTTGTTGGCAAACATGATTTTTATGGTTTTTCTACTTATGTCATTAATAAACCAACAATTAAAGAGATTTTTGAGGCAACATTAACAGAAGATGGCGACAAAATTGTCATTTCTTTTGTTGCTGATGGCTTTTTAAAATACATGGTTAGAAGCATGGTTGGTACCCTAATTGATATTGGCAGAGGAAAACTAAGTAAAGACATCGTTAAAGAAGTATTAGAAAGTAAAGATCGAAGTAAAGCTGGTAAAACAGCAAAACCCGAAGGTTTATACCTAGAATATGTCTTATATGACGAATAG
- a CDS encoding NAD(P)/FAD-dependent oxidoreductase — MYDTIVIGSGPAGITAAIYLKRSNKNVLVISKPGGAMAHDTLIDNYYGFPGGVTGSQLLDLGIKQAKDLGIEVISEEVIAIDKLTDFSVITSKHTFESKTVILATGKARQTLKIKGFNQFKGKGISFCVTCDGFFFRQKKLALVGYNDYMFHELKDMEYLTNDITIFTNGHELTVDVNYPVVKDIITEIKGDEFGVTHILTADTHYDVQGIFVALGTPSAADFATRIGAVVENGNLIVDQDYQTNVEGLFACGDAIGGVLQITKASNDGMQTAISLKKYLKSKTA; from the coding sequence ATGTACGATACAATCGTCATCGGTAGTGGTCCCGCTGGGATCACTGCTGCGATTTATCTAAAACGTTCAAATAAGAATGTTTTAGTTATCTCTAAACCAGGTGGGGCAATGGCTCATGACACACTAATTGATAACTATTATGGTTTTCCAGGCGGTGTCACAGGGTCACAACTACTTGACTTAGGCATAAAGCAAGCCAAGGATTTAGGTATCGAAGTCATTTCTGAGGAAGTGATTGCGATTGATAAATTAACTGATTTCTCTGTCATAACAAGCAAACATACATTTGAAAGCAAAACCGTTATTTTAGCTACCGGAAAAGCAAGACAGACACTTAAAATTAAAGGCTTTAACCAATTCAAAGGTAAAGGCATTAGCTTCTGTGTCACTTGCGATGGCTTCTTCTTTAGACAAAAGAAGTTAGCTCTTGTTGGTTATAATGACTATATGTTTCACGAATTAAAAGATATGGAATACCTAACCAACGACATCACAATTTTTACAAACGGCCATGAGTTAACGGTTGACGTTAATTACCCCGTTGTCAAAGACATCATCACAGAAATCAAAGGTGATGAATTCGGTGTCACGCACATTTTGACTGCTGATACTCATTATGACGTACAAGGTATATTTGTCGCCTTAGGTACACCAAGTGCCGCAGATTTTGCCACACGGATTGGTGCAGTTGTCGAAAATGGTAATTTGATTGTCGATCAAGACTATCAAACCAACGTGGAGGGTTTATTCGCTTGTGGCGATGCCATTGGCGGTGTTTTACAAATCACAAAAGCATCCAATGATGGGATGCAAACAGCCATTTCTTTAAAAAAGTACTTAAAAAGCAAAACAGCCTAG
- a CDS encoding M3 family oligoendopeptidase, with protein MQKFKDYQYQRPDVDKIKHELVSIKEQLTKEKEVVNVIELVKKYFLIQDELDTQGQLVSIRTSLDTTDEFYDQEQSFFDEVSPVLQGLFTDINKVIYQSEFKPQLIETFGAHYFDQLKVSIESFSDEIIPLMIEENKLASKQQKLVASAQIEFEGGVYNLSQMAPFTQSLSRETRKQAQLVISNFFESIESDIDDIYDNMVKVRHEMAQKLGYKNYVELGYQRLGRTDYNASDVKAYRKQIKRDVVPVVEELVKRKAKRLGINDLKSYDTISFLSGNPTPKGDKDFLVNHAKTMYKELSKETDEFFNFMVDSELLELDSKKGKAGGGYCTFIPSYKAPFIFANFNGTSHDVDVLTHEAGHAFQVYQARDFINPMQRFPGYEACEIHSMSMEFFAWPWMELFFKEDKEKYYFSHLSGAISFLPYGALVDEFQHEVYENPQMTKEERKATWARLEKVYLPSKDYGEDAFMKKGTYWYRQGHIFGSPFYYIDYTLAQVCAFQYWIRDHRNHEEAWKSYVDLCKLGGAYGFVELMRRSNLNSPFVDGTIKQTIEPLKAFLDTIDDTKL; from the coding sequence ATGCAAAAATTTAAAGATTATCAGTATCAACGACCAGACGTCGATAAAATTAAACATGAATTAGTTTCGATAAAAGAACAACTGACAAAAGAAAAAGAGGTTGTTAACGTAATTGAACTAGTCAAAAAATACTTCTTGATTCAAGATGAACTCGATACGCAAGGTCAACTCGTATCAATTCGAACTAGCCTAGATACAACCGATGAGTTTTACGATCAAGAACAAAGTTTTTTTGATGAGGTATCACCGGTTTTACAAGGTTTATTCACTGATATCAACAAAGTGATCTACCAAAGTGAGTTTAAACCACAATTAATTGAAACTTTTGGGGCGCATTATTTTGACCAATTAAAAGTTTCAATTGAATCGTTTAGTGATGAAATTATCCCATTAATGATCGAAGAAAATAAACTCGCTTCAAAACAACAAAAATTGGTGGCATCGGCACAAATAGAGTTTGAAGGTGGCGTTTATAACCTAAGTCAAATGGCACCATTTACACAAAGTTTGAGTCGTGAAACAAGAAAACAAGCACAACTAGTAATTTCAAATTTCTTTGAATCGATTGAATCCGACATTGATGACATCTATGATAACATGGTGAAAGTGCGTCATGAAATGGCGCAAAAACTGGGTTATAAGAACTATGTGGAACTCGGATATCAACGATTAGGTAGAACAGATTATAACGCCTCAGATGTCAAAGCATATCGTAAACAAATAAAACGTGACGTTGTGCCTGTCGTCGAAGAACTCGTTAAAAGAAAAGCAAAACGTTTAGGGATTAATGATTTAAAGAGCTACGATACAATTAGTTTCTTATCAGGTAATCCAACACCAAAAGGCGACAAAGATTTTTTAGTCAATCATGCTAAAACAATGTATAAAGAACTATCAAAAGAAACCGACGAATTCTTTAATTTTATGGTCGATTCAGAGCTTTTAGAGCTTGATTCTAAAAAAGGCAAAGCAGGCGGTGGCTATTGTACGTTCATTCCAAGCTATAAAGCACCGTTTATCTTCGCAAATTTCAATGGCACGTCACACGATGTCGATGTTCTTACACACGAAGCTGGTCACGCATTTCAAGTTTATCAAGCGAGAGATTTCATTAATCCGATGCAACGCTTCCCTGGTTATGAAGCTTGTGAAATACACTCAATGAGTATGGAGTTTTTTGCTTGGCCATGGATGGAATTATTTTTTAAAGAAGATAAAGAAAAATACTATTTCTCACACTTGAGTGGTGCAATTTCATTCCTACCTTATGGGGCATTAGTTGATGAATTTCAACATGAAGTTTATGAAAATCCACAAATGACAAAAGAAGAAAGAAAAGCGACCTGGGCGCGTCTTGAAAAAGTCTATTTACCATCAAAAGACTACGGCGAAGATGCGTTTATGAAAAAAGGTACTTACTGGTACAGACAAGGCCATATTTTTGGAAGTCCATTTTATTACATCGACTACACCTTAGCTCAAGTATGTGCCTTTCAATACTGGATTAGGGACCATCGAAACCATGAAGAGGCTTGGAAGTCGTATGTCGATTTGTGTAAATTAGGCGGTGCATACGGGTTTGTTGAGTTAATGAGACGTTCAAACTTGAATAGTCCGTTTGTTGATGGCACAATAAAACAAACCATCGAACCACTTAAGGCATTCTTAGATACGATCGATGATACTAAATTATAA